The following proteins are encoded in a genomic region of Nicotiana sylvestris chromosome 4, ASM39365v2, whole genome shotgun sequence:
- the LOC104240114 gene encoding probable polygalacturonase At1g80170 isoform X3, with the protein MYCCMDEVILSELEDLDAEEGDEAESFDLPKWETHRGNKILVNVDSFGAVGDGASDDTKAFVDAWKQACSTPKSVLLVPAGRFYLVNATRFRGPCAGRLRVQIEGTIIAPDEPKNWDPKNPRIWLGFFNLAGALFQGGGVIDGSGSKWWAASCKKNKTNPCKAAPTALTIYASSGIKVKGLTIQNGQQMNFAISRSNSIRITGVKVSAPEDSPNTDGIHITESTNVVLQNSRIGTGDDCVSIVNASSNIKMKGIYCGPGHGISIGSLGKDNSVGIVTQVVLDNAFLRGTTNGLRIKTWQGGAGYVRAVRFQNVRMQDVSNPIIIDQFYCDSPKSCQNQTSAVGISEIVYRNVSGTSKSQKAIKFACSDNVPCSHIVLNNINLETRDGTAEVYCNSATGIGYGYIHPSAECLNSSGKKIEKMEAMLHESKEEYLVHTEL; encoded by the exons ATGTATTGCTGTATGG ATGAAGTCATCCTGTCAGAGCTTGAGGATTTGGATGCAGAAGAAGGTGATGAAGCAGAGTCTTTTGACCTCCCCAAATGGGAAACTCATCGTGGAAACAAGATTCTTGTAAATGTGGATAGCTTTGGAGCTGTTGGCGATGGGGCTTCAGATGACACCAAG GCTTTTGTTGATGCATGGAAACAAGCTTGTTCAACACCAAAATCAGTCCTCTTGGTCCCTGCAGGACGCTTTTATCTAGTAAATGCAACAAGGTTCCGAGGGCCTTGTGCAGGCAGATTGAGAGTTCAG ATTGAAGGAACTATAATAGCACCGGACGAGCCTAAAAACTGGGACCCAAAGAATCCACGAATTTGGCTTGGCTTCTTTAACTTGGCTGGAGCTCTGTTCCAAGGAGGAGGAGTTATTGATGGATCAGGCAGCAAATGGTGGGCAGCTTCATGCAAGAAGAACAAGACTAAT CCTTGCAAAGCAGCACCAACT GCATTAACTATATATGCAAGCTCAGGTATAAAGGTGAAGGGCCTAACAATCCAAAATGGCCAACAGATGAACTTTGCCATTTCTCGATCAAACTCTATACGAATAACTGGTGTTAAGGTTTCTGCTCCTGAAGACAGTCCTAATACTGATGGAATCCATATAACTGAATCAACAAATGTTGTACTCCAGAATTCCAGAATTGGAACAG GCGATGATTGTGTCTCAATTGTCAATGCTAGTTCAAATATCAAGATGAAGGGAATTTACTGTGGACCTGGCCACGGAATCAG CATTGGGAGCCTTGGTAAGGACAACTCTGTTGGTATAGTGACTCAGGTTGTACTTGATAATGCATTCCTCAGAGGTACCACAAATGGTCTGCGGATCAAGACATGGCAG GGTGGAGCAGGTTATGTCCGTGCAGTGCGCTTCCAAAATGTAAGGATGCAAGATGTTTCAAATCCTATCATCATTGACCAATTCTATTGCGACTCACCAAAGTCGTGCCAGAATCAG ACATCTGCAGTTGGGATAAGTGAGATAGTTTACCGGAATGTTAGTGGTACTTCAAAGAGCCAAAAGGCAATCAAATTTGCATGTAGCGACAACGTGCCCTGCAGCCACATTGTTCTGAACAACATCAACTTAGAGACCAGAGATGGTACTGCTGAGGTCTACTGCAATTCTGCCACAGGGATTGGTTATGGTTATATTCATCCATCAGCGGAGTGCCTGAACTCCTCTGGCAAGAAAATTGAGAAAATGGAGGCCATGCTCCACGAATCAAAGGAAGAATACCTCGTTCATACTGAGCTATGA
- the LOC104240114 gene encoding probable polygalacturonase At1g80170 isoform X2 translates to MISLDLCESRNTEEIMAKILFLFFVLLMVAHGIAIINLSDEVILSELEDLDAEEGDEAESFDLPKWETHRGNKILVNVDSFGAVGDGASDDTKAFVDAWKQACSTPKSVLLVPAGRFYLVNATRFRGPCAGRLRVQIEGTIIAPDEPKNWDPKNPRIWLGFFNLAGALFQGGGVIDGSGSKWWAASCKKNKTNALTIYASSGIKVKGLTIQNGQQMNFAISRSNSIRITGVKVSAPEDSPNTDGIHITESTNVVLQNSRIGTGDDCVSIVNASSNIKMKGIYCGPGHGISIGSLGKDNSVGIVTQVVLDNAFLRGTTNGLRIKTWQGGAGYVRAVRFQNVRMQDVSNPIIIDQFYCDSPKSCQNQTSAVGISEIVYRNVSGTSKSQKAIKFACSDNVPCSHIVLNNINLETRDGTAEVYCNSATGIGYGYIHPSAECLNSSGKKIEKMEAMLHESKEEYLVHTEL, encoded by the exons ATGATCTCCCTTGATTTATGTGAATCTAGAAATACAGAAGAAATCATGGCTAAGATACTCTTCTTGTTTTTTGTTTTGCTAATGGTGGCTCATGGAATTGCAATAATCAATTTGTCAGATGAAGTCATCCTGTCAGAGCTTGAGGATTTGGATGCAGAAGAAGGTGATGAAGCAGAGTCTTTTGACCTCCCCAAATGGGAAACTCATCGTGGAAACAAGATTCTTGTAAATGTGGATAGCTTTGGAGCTGTTGGCGATGGGGCTTCAGATGACACCAAG GCTTTTGTTGATGCATGGAAACAAGCTTGTTCAACACCAAAATCAGTCCTCTTGGTCCCTGCAGGACGCTTTTATCTAGTAAATGCAACAAGGTTCCGAGGGCCTTGTGCAGGCAGATTGAGAGTTCAG ATTGAAGGAACTATAATAGCACCGGACGAGCCTAAAAACTGGGACCCAAAGAATCCACGAATTTGGCTTGGCTTCTTTAACTTGGCTGGAGCTCTGTTCCAAGGAGGAGGAGTTATTGATGGATCAGGCAGCAAATGGTGGGCAGCTTCATGCAAGAAGAACAAGACTAAT GCATTAACTATATATGCAAGCTCAGGTATAAAGGTGAAGGGCCTAACAATCCAAAATGGCCAACAGATGAACTTTGCCATTTCTCGATCAAACTCTATACGAATAACTGGTGTTAAGGTTTCTGCTCCTGAAGACAGTCCTAATACTGATGGAATCCATATAACTGAATCAACAAATGTTGTACTCCAGAATTCCAGAATTGGAACAG GCGATGATTGTGTCTCAATTGTCAATGCTAGTTCAAATATCAAGATGAAGGGAATTTACTGTGGACCTGGCCACGGAATCAG CATTGGGAGCCTTGGTAAGGACAACTCTGTTGGTATAGTGACTCAGGTTGTACTTGATAATGCATTCCTCAGAGGTACCACAAATGGTCTGCGGATCAAGACATGGCAG GGTGGAGCAGGTTATGTCCGTGCAGTGCGCTTCCAAAATGTAAGGATGCAAGATGTTTCAAATCCTATCATCATTGACCAATTCTATTGCGACTCACCAAAGTCGTGCCAGAATCAG ACATCTGCAGTTGGGATAAGTGAGATAGTTTACCGGAATGTTAGTGGTACTTCAAAGAGCCAAAAGGCAATCAAATTTGCATGTAGCGACAACGTGCCCTGCAGCCACATTGTTCTGAACAACATCAACTTAGAGACCAGAGATGGTACTGCTGAGGTCTACTGCAATTCTGCCACAGGGATTGGTTATGGTTATATTCATCCATCAGCGGAGTGCCTGAACTCCTCTGGCAAGAAAATTGAGAAAATGGAGGCCATGCTCCACGAATCAAAGGAAGAATACCTCGTTCATACTGAGCTATGA
- the LOC104240114 gene encoding probable polygalacturonase At1g80170 isoform X1, with product MISLDLCESRNTEEIMAKILFLFFVLLMVAHGIAIINLSDEVILSELEDLDAEEGDEAESFDLPKWETHRGNKILVNVDSFGAVGDGASDDTKAFVDAWKQACSTPKSVLLVPAGRFYLVNATRFRGPCAGRLRVQIEGTIIAPDEPKNWDPKNPRIWLGFFNLAGALFQGGGVIDGSGSKWWAASCKKNKTNPCKAAPTALTIYASSGIKVKGLTIQNGQQMNFAISRSNSIRITGVKVSAPEDSPNTDGIHITESTNVVLQNSRIGTGDDCVSIVNASSNIKMKGIYCGPGHGISIGSLGKDNSVGIVTQVVLDNAFLRGTTNGLRIKTWQGGAGYVRAVRFQNVRMQDVSNPIIIDQFYCDSPKSCQNQTSAVGISEIVYRNVSGTSKSQKAIKFACSDNVPCSHIVLNNINLETRDGTAEVYCNSATGIGYGYIHPSAECLNSSGKKIEKMEAMLHESKEEYLVHTEL from the exons ATGATCTCCCTTGATTTATGTGAATCTAGAAATACAGAAGAAATCATGGCTAAGATACTCTTCTTGTTTTTTGTTTTGCTAATGGTGGCTCATGGAATTGCAATAATCAATTTGTCAGATGAAGTCATCCTGTCAGAGCTTGAGGATTTGGATGCAGAAGAAGGTGATGAAGCAGAGTCTTTTGACCTCCCCAAATGGGAAACTCATCGTGGAAACAAGATTCTTGTAAATGTGGATAGCTTTGGAGCTGTTGGCGATGGGGCTTCAGATGACACCAAG GCTTTTGTTGATGCATGGAAACAAGCTTGTTCAACACCAAAATCAGTCCTCTTGGTCCCTGCAGGACGCTTTTATCTAGTAAATGCAACAAGGTTCCGAGGGCCTTGTGCAGGCAGATTGAGAGTTCAG ATTGAAGGAACTATAATAGCACCGGACGAGCCTAAAAACTGGGACCCAAAGAATCCACGAATTTGGCTTGGCTTCTTTAACTTGGCTGGAGCTCTGTTCCAAGGAGGAGGAGTTATTGATGGATCAGGCAGCAAATGGTGGGCAGCTTCATGCAAGAAGAACAAGACTAAT CCTTGCAAAGCAGCACCAACT GCATTAACTATATATGCAAGCTCAGGTATAAAGGTGAAGGGCCTAACAATCCAAAATGGCCAACAGATGAACTTTGCCATTTCTCGATCAAACTCTATACGAATAACTGGTGTTAAGGTTTCTGCTCCTGAAGACAGTCCTAATACTGATGGAATCCATATAACTGAATCAACAAATGTTGTACTCCAGAATTCCAGAATTGGAACAG GCGATGATTGTGTCTCAATTGTCAATGCTAGTTCAAATATCAAGATGAAGGGAATTTACTGTGGACCTGGCCACGGAATCAG CATTGGGAGCCTTGGTAAGGACAACTCTGTTGGTATAGTGACTCAGGTTGTACTTGATAATGCATTCCTCAGAGGTACCACAAATGGTCTGCGGATCAAGACATGGCAG GGTGGAGCAGGTTATGTCCGTGCAGTGCGCTTCCAAAATGTAAGGATGCAAGATGTTTCAAATCCTATCATCATTGACCAATTCTATTGCGACTCACCAAAGTCGTGCCAGAATCAG ACATCTGCAGTTGGGATAAGTGAGATAGTTTACCGGAATGTTAGTGGTACTTCAAAGAGCCAAAAGGCAATCAAATTTGCATGTAGCGACAACGTGCCCTGCAGCCACATTGTTCTGAACAACATCAACTTAGAGACCAGAGATGGTACTGCTGAGGTCTACTGCAATTCTGCCACAGGGATTGGTTATGGTTATATTCATCCATCAGCGGAGTGCCTGAACTCCTCTGGCAAGAAAATTGAGAAAATGGAGGCCATGCTCCACGAATCAAAGGAAGAATACCTCGTTCATACTGAGCTATGA